The sequence GTGGTCATTTTTTCCAGGACTGGGCAGCCCAGCGTTGTACTATCTCGTATCGTGCTCCTGAACTCTTCTCTGTACAGAGCCACTGTGTCATTGACGAACGAACTGATGTTTGGGTGAGCCTAAAGGGAGTCAGAAACTTATATCTACTTTGGAATGCCTccttaagggaaaaaataggGGACTTTTGTCTTACTTTCTACAGCTTGGGGCCCCAGGAAACCTTTCATATTCCCCTCCACTTCCTTCCTATAAACTGGTGGCAGTGCACAGGAAGTGGTATAGCCAGGGTCTCTGGGCAAGAGTATGTAGGTCCAGAGCCATTCTGCCAGAGCTCCAGCTGTGCtccaaaaccaagcaagattctttatttaaaaccctcaccGTCTGTTTTAGAAccgatactaagtatcagttcaaaggcagtAGACTGGACAGTTggattacatgacttgtccagggtcatacagctaggatgtgtctgaggtcagatttgaacctagatttgaactcccatctccaagcctggctctctttgCCCCAGAGCCAGGGAAGATTCTAAACCAGAAGGGGAACAAGGATTAGTTTCCTTCAGTTCTGTCCAGTTAGATCTCTGCAGCTGTGAATAGACTGGCAGCCCTTCCCTCCCCACATTGGCATAGGTAGCTTCCTTTCCTCACAGCTAGGAGTGGGGGGTATACAGCACTTTTAAATTGTAGTAGTAGATGATTCATGTTTGTTGATCTATACAGGCCCCTAAATCCCCTTTCCTAGAGGTCATAGATGTGTGCTCAGTCCCTAGGTTGTGTGCTGTTTGCCATGATGTTTGGAGAAGGCCCCTATGACATGGTGTTCCAGAAAGGGGATAGTGTGGCCCTGGCAGTACAGAACCAGCTCAGCATTCCCCAGAGCCCCAGGTGAGGAGGGGAGCCATTCCAGAAGCTGAAAACTTTCTTCTGTGATGTTGAAGGCCCCTaacccttggggggggggggtagagggtgtgcatgtgtatatatttgtgtatcttGCCACATTTGTACTCCTCAGGCATTCCCCAGCCTTACGGCAGCTACTGGCCTCCATGATGACCGTGGACCCCCAGTGCAGGCCGCATACTTCTCTCCTCCTCAGTCAGTTGGAAAGTTTGCAGCCCACAGCTCCAGGCCAACATACCACCCACATCTGAGAGCCCGAGAGAGTGTGCAGTCAGGCCAAGAATGTGGACCTTTGTATAAAAGGGAAGTCTTTTTTCTCAGTGGGACTTTCAGAATAGCAGACTCTGATCCACTATCCTAATACAGAGGTGCCTCTAAGCTCCTCCCCACAAAGGACCAAGAGTGGGTCCTTGAGAAGggacccagctgccccagaagtgCAGAAATGGTAGCACATGGCATGACTGGGCCTTTTGAACTGGACCACCGGGCTCCCATCATGGTCTGCCCCCAAATATGGTGGGATGGTGGTATGGAATAGCATCTAAGAACATGTAAATACAGAAGTAAAGCTAAAACATGGCCTTTTATTTATCTCTTGTTTCTGTTGAGGGAAAGGGGgagtggaagaagaaaaggtatcAAAGGTCCCTTGTTCTTCCCACGGATGGTAGATGAAAAAAGGTGATGGAAAAAATAGCCCTCCCTGCCTGAGGCCTGGGCTCTGATACCAGCCCTTTAGGAGGCTGGCCTGGAACAACTTCAGGCTTGAGATCCCAAAGGCCTGGCTAAAAGCAGACagccttttccttccctttcccaatcTCTATGGGTGGATCTGGCCAAGCCCTAGTGACTCAGTCGGTGGGCCAGCAGCAAATTCTGGGATAGCAACAGAACAGGTCTCGACAGCTGTTGGCAGCAGCCATTTTAGCCCAGGCTTCTTACATGCCAAGTTAATGATTAATAAAGCAGCTGTGTGGCAGtgcccagctgcctcctcctgCAGGGCCTGCTGAATAAACAGGGACCCAAGCGTGGCTATGCCTCGACTCTACTCCCTGAGGGAAGGGCACCGCGTCCCTGGATCACCAGAGAGGGCAGGGCTGCCACTGGCTGCCCTTGTGACACAggcttcctcccccctccccaccccccgcAGCACCCATCCCCCCCTGCTGACGCAGGCCTGGGCCCAGAGCCACCTATTAGCTTAGCTGTAATTTCCCCTGGGGCCTTGGCAGGAGGCCCCCAAGAGGCGAGGCTGAATCTGGAAAGAAAGCACagacagaaggggagaggagcTGACTTTTAATGCCACAGCTCAAGGTCCCCAGCAAAGCAGCGGGAGAGAGCAAGGGGGCCATGCAAAGATGGGGGGCACAGAAGGGAAAGACACATGACCAACCCACCTGATAGCACCACTGCCCTACCTATCCCCCAGGGAGGAGAGGCTGGGCACCGTGACTTGGCATCCTGCCCGCCCCAGAACTCCTGTCCAACCCTGTCCTACCTATACCCTTCCTATGCAGATGAAGCTTCTTCTGAAGCTGGAGAATGCAGAGGCAGGAATGAAGAGGATAGGGAGCTCCTGATCTCTGAAAAGCAAAACCACCCTTTAGTTCTCATTTTGAGGGAGCACATCCCACCAAGGACAGGCAAGGCTAGCTGTGCTGGTGGGTGCCCACACCCAAGACAAGTCCAACTCTAGTCTTTGGCCTGACCTCAGTGCCCTGGGGCCTTGAATGCAGGGGACTGGGGCAAGACCCTCCAGGCAGGAACCAGGACCATCCACAATCCTCACCTTTAGCCCGTAGGAAAGAAAAGggtaatgaggaggaggaggaggggaaagagggcaGCGGCAGGGAGGGAGGGCAGCAGTAGCAGCGGTTCACATATGAGGCAAGAGAGTGCAGAGCACAAGGGGTGGGGGCAAGATTCAAAACACAGACTCTGTTTATTTCGAAAGGATTTTGCAACAAACAGTAAAATGGCTTCAGGTGGCCGCTCTACTCTTCCCCCTCATCCTCATCCTCGTAGGAGTCGATGCCCACCTCCTCGTAATCTTTTTCCAGGGCTGCCATGTCCTCCCGAGCCTCAGAGAACTCTCCCTCCTCCATGCCCTCACCTACATACCAATGCACAAATGCCCTCTTGGCATACATCAGGTCAAACTTGTGGTCCAGGCGAGCCCAGGCTTCTGCAATGGCTGTGGTGTTGCTCAGCATACACACTGCTCGCTGGACCTTGGCCAGATCCCCACCAGGGACCACAGTGGGTGGCTGGTAGTTGATGCCAACCTTGAAGCCAGTAGGACACCAGTCCACAAACTGGATAC comes from Gracilinanus agilis isolate LMUSP501 unplaced genomic scaffold, AgileGrace unplaced_scaffold35932, whole genome shotgun sequence and encodes:
- the STK16 gene encoding serine/threonine-protein kinase 16 isoform X3; translation: MGHTLCICSRGTLTIDNKRYLFIQKLGEGDLKPTNILLGDDGQPVLMDLGSMNQARIQVEGSRQALALQDWAAQRCTISYRAPELFSVQSHCVIDERTDVWSLGCVLFAMMFGEGPYDMVFQKGDSVALAVQNQLSIPQSPRHSPALRQLLASMMTVDPQCRPHTSLLLSQLESLQPTAPGQHTTHI